The following is a genomic window from Thioclava electrotropha.
TCTCGGGGAACACGATGTGTTCCTTGAGGCCCATTGCGAAGTTGCCACGACCGTCGAAGGACGGCTTCACGCCGCGGAAGTCGCGAACGCGCGGCATAGCAACGTTGATCAGGCGATCGAGGAATTCGTACATCCGGTCACCGCGCAGGGTCACTTTCGTACCCAGCGGCATCTCTTCCCGGACGCGGAAGCCAGCGATCGACTTCTTCGCCTTGGTCATCACGGCCTTCTGACCAGCGATGAGCGAGAGCTCTTCGGCGGCCTGCTTGACCTTCTTGGTGTCTTTCACGGCTTCGCCGACGCCCATGTTCAGCACGATCTTGTCGAGCTTCGGGATCATCATGTCGTTCTTGTAGCCGAACTCTTCTTTCAGCGCCGCCTTGATGGTGTCGCGGTAAAGAGCGCGAAGACGCGGAGTGTAGGTTGCTTGATCGAGCATCAGATCGCATCCCCCGTGGTCTTGGCGAAACGCACCTTCTTGCCGTCTTCCTCGCGGAAGCCGACGCGGGTGGCTTTGCCGTTTGCGTCCATCAGAGCCAGGTTCGACAGGTCGATCGGCATAGCCTTGGGCTGGCGACCGCCTTGGTTGGACTGGGTCTGACGCTGGTGGCGGATCGCAACGTTCACGCCGTCGACGACAGCTTTGCCGGCTTTCGGGTCGACAGAGGTGATCTCACCCTGCTTGCCCTTGTCCTTGCCAGCGAGAACGACGACCTTATCGCCTTTGCGGAGCTTAGCAGCCATTACAGCACCTCCGGAGCAAGCGAGATGATCTTCATGAAGTTCTTCGCACGCAGCTCACGCACGACCGGCCCGAAGATACGGGTGCCGACCGGCTCGCCCGCGTTGTTCAGGATGACGGCGGCGTTGCGGTCGAAACGGATGGCGGTGCCATCGTCGCGACGAACTTCTTTGGCGGTGCGCACGACGACGGCCTTACGGACGTCACCTTTCTTCACGCGGCCGCGCGGGATCGCTTCCTTGACCGACACCACAATGATGTCGCCCACGGATGCGTAACGGCGGTGCGAGCCGCCGAGGACCTTGATGCACTGAACCCGGCGAGCGCCGGAGTTGTCAGCAACATCCAGATTGGTCTGCATCTGGATCATGGGGTTACTCCCGACCTTTGGGGACGCCTATGCAGTAAGGGCCCCAGGGTTTCGAATACTGACGGATGGCCCCGGCTTACGCCGAAACCACAACCCGCCAGCGCTTGGTCTTCGAGACGGGCGCGCACTCTTCGATGCGAACAATGTCACCGGTCTTGAACTGGTTTTCCGCGTCATGGGCGCGGTATTTCTTGGACTTCCGGATCGTCTTCTTGAGAACCGGATGCGTGAAGCGGCGCTCGACCGAAACGGTTACGGTCTGGTCGTTTTTGTCCGACGTCACGGTACCTTGCAGGATGCGTTTGGGCATAGGAAGCTCTCCTTACTTCGCGGCTTCAGCGGCTTTTTGGTTCAGCACGGTTTTGATACGTGCAACGTCCCGACGAACGGTGCGCATGCGCGCGGTGTTCTCGAGTTGGTTCGTGGCCTGCTGAAAGCGGAGGTTGAAGGCTTCTTTCTTCAGCGAGACGAGCTGATCACGCAGCTCATCAGGCGTCTTCGCCTTGAGTTCTTGGGCGTTCATCCCGGGTCCTTTCTTGGCATCAGAGGGCCCCTCGCGGGTGACCCTGCTTTCTGATGGGTTATGTCGGTCCTGATTTCAGGAACTTGGGGCCAATATCAGAGCGAATCGAATATGGCAAGGATTGTTTGGCCTTCGGGCCGCTTTGGCGTAACAGGGGGATAAATCCACGCCCAGTTGCGAGAGCCCTAATGTCCGAGCCCAAGACCCAGATCGAGTCCCTCTTCGTCACCCGCCTCTACCGCGCCTCTCTATCCGCATTCGGCCCCAAGGTCGATACGGGCGAACTGGAAGCCTCGTGCTATGCCATCGCCGAGGATGACGAGGCCGGTCAGGACTGGTGCGAGGAGAACGGCTATCCGGGTTACACCTCCTACGCCTCGCTCACCGACCTGCCCTGGCGCTTCCCGATCTTCGCGGACATGGTGAAGGCATTGGACAAGCACGTCGCGGCCTTCGCCGAGGATCTGCAATTCGATCTGGGCGAGGGCAAGCTGGTGCTCGAAGACCTCTGGATCAACATCCTGCCCGAAGGCGGCACCCATAGTTCGCACCTCCACCCCCATTCGGTGATCTCGGGCACGACCTATGTCGCGATGCCCGACGGCGCCTCTGCGCTGAAGCTGGAAGACCCGCGCAG
Proteins encoded in this region:
- the rpsQ gene encoding 30S ribosomal protein S17 gives rise to the protein MPKRILQGTVTSDKNDQTVTVSVERRFTHPVLKKTIRKSKKYRAHDAENQFKTGDIVRIEECAPVSKTKRWRVVVSA
- the rpmC gene encoding 50S ribosomal protein L29, producing the protein MNAQELKAKTPDELRDQLVSLKKEAFNLRFQQATNQLENTARMRTVRRDVARIKTVLNQKAAEAAK
- the rplN gene encoding 50S ribosomal protein L14; the protein is MIQMQTNLDVADNSGARRVQCIKVLGGSHRRYASVGDIIVVSVKEAIPRGRVKKGDVRKAVVVRTAKEVRRDDGTAIRFDRNAAVILNNAGEPVGTRIFGPVVRELRAKNFMKIISLAPEVL
- the rplE gene encoding 50S ribosomal protein L5; amino-acid sequence: MLDQATYTPRLRALYRDTIKAALKEEFGYKNDMMIPKLDKIVLNMGVGEAVKDTKKVKQAAEELSLIAGQKAVMTKAKKSIAGFRVREEMPLGTKVTLRGDRMYEFLDRLINVAMPRVRDFRGVKPSFDGRGNFAMGLKEHIVFPEIDFDKVDEVLGMDIIMVTTSDVDAEAKALLKHFNMPFNA
- a CDS encoding 2OG-Fe(II) oxygenase family protein: MSEPKTQIESLFVTRLYRASLSAFGPKVDTGELEASCYAIAEDDEAGQDWCEENGYPGYTSYASLTDLPWRFPIFADMVKALDKHVAAFAEDLQFDLGEGKLVLEDLWINILPEGGTHSSHLHPHSVISGTTYVAMPDGASALKLEDPRSARMMAAPTRLKTARRELQPFIYIAPEPGEVLLWESWLRHEVPMNMAEDERISVSFNYKWVD
- the rplX gene encoding 50S ribosomal protein L24 encodes the protein MAAKLRKGDKVVVLAGKDKGKQGEITSVDPKAGKAVVDGVNVAIRHQRQTQSNQGGRQPKAMPIDLSNLALMDANGKATRVGFREEDGKKVRFAKTTGDAI